The following coding sequences are from one Enterococcus sp. 4G2_DIV0659 window:
- a CDS encoding endonuclease MutS2 yields the protein MNTRILTTLGFDTVKQLIAQYVVTAQGLEEVEILAPTNDRTSIQSWLKETEDGLKIQRLRGGIPIPKLENIRPHMKRIEIGADLNGVELAQVGRVLSTTSEVIRFFNDLKDSEIELLRLFSWIEQLIVLPELNRRLKESIDEDGRVTDEASPELKIIRNNIRRSEQTIREQLDGIVRGKNAKYLSDAIVTMRNERYVIPVKQEYKSVFGGVVHDQSASGQTLFVEPKQIVELNNRLRQHQISERNEIERILSELSAELVPHRNDILHNAYVIGKLDFVNAKARFGKELKAIVPELNEENHIYFKQARHPLLDQEKAVANDITIGKDYQAIVITGPNTGGKTITLKTLGLLQLMGQSGLPIPAGEESQMGIFDEIFADIGDEQSIEQSLSTFSSHMTNIVDVLNKVDSHSLVLFDELGAGTDPQEGAALAISILDALGSKSAYVMATTHYPELKVYGYNRSGTINASMEFDVDTLSPTYRLLIGVPGRSNAFEISKRLGLDNTIINEAKQIMDGESQDLNEMIADLENRRKMAETEYLEVRHYVDESERLYNELKEAYSYFFDEREKEMAKARQKANELVAQAEEEAGSIISDIRKMQLSNGAQGGVKEHQLIDAKSKLSNLHQAEASLEKNKVLKKAKEQKKLKVGDEVLVNTYGQRGTLLRKSGEHEWQVQLGILKMTVDESDMTPVAPAKEPKQRVTSVRSSESSHVANQLDLRGKRYEEALAEVDQYLDAAILAGYPQVTIVHGKGTGALRTGITDYLKNHRSVSSYEFAPGNQGGNGATIVKFK from the coding sequence ATGAATACAAGAATTTTAACTACATTGGGATTTGATACAGTCAAACAACTAATCGCTCAGTATGTGGTTACAGCCCAAGGATTGGAAGAAGTTGAAATACTAGCACCCACAAACGATAGAACAAGTATTCAATCTTGGTTAAAAGAGACAGAAGATGGATTGAAAATTCAACGATTACGTGGCGGAATCCCAATTCCTAAATTAGAAAACATCCGTCCCCATATGAAACGTATCGAAATCGGAGCTGATTTAAATGGGGTTGAATTGGCACAAGTGGGACGAGTTCTGTCAACAACATCTGAAGTCATTCGATTTTTTAATGATTTAAAAGATAGCGAAATAGAATTATTGCGACTTTTTTCTTGGATTGAACAATTGATCGTTTTACCTGAATTGAATCGTCGTCTAAAAGAATCGATCGACGAAGATGGCCGAGTGACCGATGAAGCATCTCCAGAATTAAAAATCATTCGCAATAATATTCGTAGAAGTGAACAAACAATCCGTGAGCAATTAGATGGTATCGTTCGAGGAAAAAATGCTAAATATTTAAGCGATGCGATCGTCACAATGCGAAATGAACGATACGTAATTCCAGTCAAACAAGAATACAAAAGTGTTTTCGGTGGCGTTGTGCATGATCAAAGTGCTTCAGGGCAAACATTGTTTGTCGAACCAAAACAAATTGTTGAACTGAACAATCGACTAAGACAACATCAAATCTCAGAACGCAATGAAATAGAACGGATACTATCTGAGTTATCTGCTGAATTAGTTCCTCACAGAAATGATATTTTGCATAATGCTTATGTTATTGGCAAGTTAGATTTCGTCAATGCCAAGGCTCGTTTTGGAAAAGAATTAAAAGCAATTGTACCTGAACTAAACGAAGAAAACCACATATACTTTAAACAGGCAAGACATCCATTGTTAGATCAAGAGAAAGCTGTTGCCAATGATATTACCATTGGCAAAGACTATCAAGCGATAGTCATTACAGGTCCTAATACTGGGGGAAAAACAATTACCTTAAAAACTTTAGGATTACTTCAATTGATGGGACAATCAGGTTTACCTATCCCTGCTGGAGAAGAAAGTCAGATGGGGATTTTTGATGAGATATTCGCTGATATTGGTGATGAGCAGTCAATTGAACAAAGTCTAAGTACATTTTCTTCTCATATGACAAATATTGTTGATGTTTTAAACAAAGTTGATAGTCATAGTCTCGTATTATTTGACGAACTAGGTGCTGGAACTGATCCGCAAGAAGGAGCTGCTTTAGCGATTTCCATTTTGGATGCGTTAGGCAGTAAAAGTGCTTATGTAATGGCTACAACCCATTATCCAGAATTAAAAGTTTATGGGTATAATCGTTCAGGTACGATTAATGCGAGTATGGAATTTGATGTTGATACTTTAAGCCCAACCTATCGTTTATTAATCGGTGTTCCTGGCCGAAGCAATGCCTTTGAAATTTCGAAACGTTTAGGGTTAGACAATACGATTATCAATGAAGCAAAGCAAATCATGGACGGAGAAAGCCAAGACTTAAATGAAATGATTGCTGATTTGGAAAATCGCCGGAAAATGGCAGAAACAGAATATTTAGAAGTACGACATTATGTAGATGAGTCAGAACGTTTGTATAATGAATTGAAGGAAGCTTATAGCTACTTTTTCGATGAACGGGAAAAAGAAATGGCTAAAGCCCGTCAAAAAGCAAATGAACTTGTGGCTCAAGCCGAAGAAGAAGCTGGGAGTATTATTTCGGATATCCGTAAAATGCAGCTAAGTAATGGTGCTCAAGGTGGAGTGAAAGAACATCAGCTAATTGATGCAAAATCAAAATTATCTAATCTTCATCAAGCAGAAGCCAGTTTAGAAAAAAATAAAGTCTTGAAAAAAGCAAAAGAGCAAAAGAAACTAAAAGTAGGCGATGAAGTACTCGTCAATACTTATGGACAAAGAGGCACCCTACTACGCAAATCTGGAGAACATGAATGGCAAGTTCAGTTAGGTATTTTAAAAATGACTGTAGATGAAAGTGATATGACACCAGTTGCTCCAGCAAAAGAGCCGAAACAACGTGTGACATCCGTTCGTTCAAGTGAGAGTAGTCATGTGGCAAACCAATTGGATTTACGAGGAAAGCGTTATGAAGAAGCATTGGCAGAAGTAGATCAATATTTGGATGCTGCTATTTTGGCAGGGTATCCTCAAGTGACGATTGTCCATGGGAAAGGAACTGGCGCACTTAGAACGGGGATTACAGATTATTTAAAAAATCATCGTAGTGTCAGCAGTTATGAGTTTGCCCCTGGAAATCAAGGTGGGAACGGCGCAACAATTGTAAAATTCAAATAG
- the trxA gene encoding thioredoxin, with amino-acid sequence MTQVITDKDFAQETDNGLVLIDFWATWCGPCRMQAPILEQLSEEYDENEVKIAKMDVDENPATPASFGIMSIPTLLLKKDGEVVEKAVGVHSKEQLRALIDKHL; translated from the coding sequence ATGACACAAGTAATTACAGATAAAGACTTTGCACAAGAAACAGATAATGGGCTTGTTTTGATCGATTTTTGGGCAACATGGTGTGGTCCTTGCCGCATGCAAGCACCAATTCTAGAACAATTGAGCGAAGAATATGATGAAAATGAAGTAAAAATCGCAAAAATGGATGTAGATGAAAATCCAGCAACGCCAGCTTCATTTGGTATTATGAGTATTCCAACGTTATTGTTGAAAAAAGACGGAGAAGTTGTAGAAAAAGCCGTCGGAGTTCATTCAAAAGAGCAATTACGTGCATTGATCGACAAACATTTGTAA
- a CDS encoding PolC-type DNA polymerase III, with protein sequence MAENAQELFAKLVDQIQLSEEERQHPLIQQGKIDKVSVHQHSRLWEFHLRFNEILPVMLYQSFMQQLELAFQQIASVSVNISTENSDFTAEQLTDYWQLALLNSQCDTPLVQRVIKTQTPIIEDKKIILPVDNEAVIPYLKQQYLPIIEERYNHYGFQKFHIEPKMDEQQAKRVLALFEERKQEQDAAFQQQAAESLIKHEQKKKQQQQQGPALEGPIRLGRNIPNDEPIVPMGNILEEERRVTIEGFVFDVEVRELRSKRKILILKITDYTSSFIVKKFSNGEKDEQIFDAIQKHSWVRVRGSIQEDTFMRDLVMNCQDLMEVKHAPRKDYAPEGDKRVELHLHSNMSTMDATNNVADYVAQAGKWGHKAIAITDHGGAQGFPDAHSAGKKAGVKILYGVEANVVDDGVPIAYNEAHIELSEATYVVFDVETTGLSAVYDTIIELAAVKMHKGNIIDTFEQFIDPGHPLSQTTINLTGITDEMVRGSKSEEEVLRLFREFSEDTILVAHNASFDMGFLNTSYGKYDIPEAENPVIDTLELSRFLHPTFKSHRLNTLSKKFGVNLEQHHRAIYDSESTGHLCWIFLKDAKENHNMHYHDELNTHIGEGDSYKRARPFHATILATTQAGLKNLFKLISMSNVNYFFRIPRIPRSQLNKLREGLIIGSACSSGEIFEAMMQKGVEEAKNRAKFYDYIEVMPKEVYAPLLEQELVKSEADLEEIIANLVKIGDELDKPVVATGNVHYLNEEDSIYRKILVGSMGGANPLNRHSLPAVHFRTTDEMLTAFQFLGEETAHRLVVENPNAIADMCEEITPVKDDLYTPKIPGSEDEIRNLSYTRAKELYGDPLPDIVEKRLKKELDSIIGNGFSVIYLISQKLVHKSMEDGYLVGSRGSVGSSFVATMTGITEVNPLAPHYHCMNCQHSEFFEDGSYGSGFDMPEKNCPNCGERLFKDGHDIPFETFLGFHGDKVPDIDLNFSGDYQAEAHNYTKVLFGEEYVYRAGTIGTVADKTAYGFVKGYERDHNLHFRGAEIDRLAKGSTGVKRTTGQHPGGIIVIPDYMDVYDFTPIQYPADDQNSEWKTTHFDFHSIHDNILKLDILGHDDPTVIRMLQDLSGIDPKTIPTDDAEMMRIFAGPEVLGVTPEQIYSKTGTLGIPEFGTRFVRGMLEETHPSTFAELLQISGLSHGTDVWLGNAEELIRRGEANLAEVIGCRDDIMVYLIHAGLDSGMAFKIMETVRKGLWNKIPDELRNEYLAAMKENNVPDWYIDSCSKIKYMFPKAHAAAYVLMALRVAYFKVYFPILYYCAYFSVRADDFDLVAMSQGKEAVKARMKEIQDKGLEASTKEKNLLTVLELANEMIERGFKFGMIDLYKSDAENFVIDGDTLIAPFRAVPSLGLNVAKSIVEARSEPFLSKEDLASRGKVSKTLIEYMNENGVLKDLPDENQLSLFDML encoded by the coding sequence GTGGCAGAAAATGCGCAAGAATTATTCGCAAAATTAGTTGATCAAATTCAATTAAGTGAAGAAGAAAGACAGCATCCTCTCATTCAACAAGGCAAAATCGACAAGGTGTCTGTGCATCAACACAGTCGTTTATGGGAATTTCATCTAAGATTTAATGAGATTTTACCAGTGATGTTGTATCAGTCATTTATGCAGCAATTAGAACTGGCTTTTCAGCAAATTGCTAGTGTTTCGGTTAATATTTCTACGGAGAATAGTGACTTTACAGCAGAGCAATTGACTGATTATTGGCAGTTAGCATTATTAAATAGTCAGTGTGACACGCCACTTGTGCAACGGGTGATAAAAACACAAACACCGATTATAGAAGATAAAAAAATTATTTTACCTGTTGATAATGAAGCGGTCATTCCCTATTTGAAGCAACAATATTTACCAATTATTGAAGAACGCTATAATCATTATGGTTTTCAAAAATTTCATATCGAACCGAAAATGGATGAGCAACAAGCCAAACGGGTGTTGGCATTATTTGAGGAACGCAAACAAGAACAAGACGCCGCTTTTCAACAACAAGCAGCTGAATCACTAATTAAGCATGAACAAAAGAAAAAACAGCAGCAACAACAAGGACCAGCTCTTGAAGGACCTATTCGATTAGGTCGAAATATTCCTAACGATGAACCAATTGTACCAATGGGAAATATTTTAGAAGAAGAGCGCCGCGTCACTATTGAAGGATTTGTTTTTGATGTAGAAGTGCGGGAATTACGTTCCAAACGAAAAATTTTAATTTTAAAAATTACTGACTATACCTCATCATTTATTGTCAAAAAATTCTCTAATGGAGAAAAAGACGAACAAATTTTTGATGCGATTCAAAAGCATAGTTGGGTTCGCGTACGTGGAAGTATTCAAGAAGATACGTTTATGCGGGATTTAGTAATGAACTGTCAGGATTTAATGGAAGTCAAACATGCCCCACGTAAAGATTACGCACCAGAAGGGGATAAGCGAGTGGAACTTCACCTGCATAGTAATATGAGTACAATGGATGCAACAAATAATGTAGCCGACTATGTTGCTCAAGCAGGAAAATGGGGACATAAAGCAATTGCAATCACTGATCATGGTGGGGCACAAGGGTTTCCTGATGCCCATAGTGCGGGGAAAAAAGCCGGGGTTAAAATATTATACGGCGTTGAAGCGAATGTTGTAGATGATGGTGTACCGATTGCTTATAATGAAGCTCATATTGAATTAAGCGAAGCCACATATGTCGTATTTGACGTGGAAACAACAGGGTTATCTGCTGTTTACGATACGATTATTGAATTAGCTGCTGTAAAAATGCACAAAGGAAACATTATTGATACGTTTGAGCAGTTTATCGATCCAGGACATCCATTGTCACAAACAACGATTAATTTAACTGGGATTACAGATGAAATGGTGCGTGGTTCTAAATCAGAAGAGGAAGTCTTACGTCTGTTTAGAGAATTTTCAGAAGACACAATTTTAGTTGCCCACAATGCATCCTTTGATATGGGATTCTTAAATACCAGCTATGGTAAATATGATATTCCAGAAGCTGAAAATCCAGTTATTGATACATTGGAATTATCACGTTTTTTACATCCGACATTTAAAAGTCACCGCTTGAACACGTTGTCTAAAAAGTTCGGTGTAAACTTAGAACAGCATCACCGAGCAATCTATGATTCTGAATCAACGGGGCATTTATGTTGGATCTTTCTAAAAGATGCAAAAGAAAATCATAACATGCATTATCATGATGAATTAAATACCCACATTGGTGAAGGGGATTCATATAAACGTGCTAGACCTTTTCATGCAACTATTTTAGCGACTACCCAAGCAGGTTTGAAAAATCTTTTCAAACTAATTTCAATGTCTAATGTCAACTACTTTTTCCGAATCCCTCGTATTCCTCGTTCACAATTAAATAAACTACGAGAAGGATTAATTATCGGGTCAGCTTGTTCTAGTGGTGAAATTTTTGAAGCCATGATGCAAAAAGGGGTAGAGGAAGCTAAAAACCGAGCAAAATTTTACGATTATATTGAAGTAATGCCAAAAGAAGTCTACGCGCCGTTACTTGAGCAAGAATTAGTCAAAAGTGAAGCGGATTTAGAAGAAATCATTGCAAATTTAGTTAAAATTGGAGATGAACTAGATAAACCCGTTGTTGCGACAGGAAATGTTCATTACCTTAATGAAGAAGATAGTATTTATCGTAAAATTCTGGTTGGCTCAATGGGTGGAGCCAATCCGTTGAACCGTCATAGTTTACCAGCAGTGCATTTCAGAACAACAGATGAGATGCTGACCGCTTTTCAATTTTTAGGAGAAGAAACTGCTCATCGACTAGTTGTTGAAAATCCTAATGCAATTGCAGACATGTGTGAGGAGATCACACCAGTAAAAGATGATCTATATACGCCGAAAATCCCTGGTTCTGAAGATGAAATTAGAAATTTGAGTTATACACGAGCAAAAGAATTATATGGTGACCCATTGCCAGATATTGTTGAAAAACGATTGAAAAAAGAGCTTGATAGTATTATTGGTAATGGCTTTTCAGTGATCTATTTAATTTCACAAAAATTAGTGCATAAGAGTATGGAGGACGGCTATTTAGTTGGTTCTCGTGGCTCTGTTGGTTCAAGTTTTGTCGCAACAATGACAGGTATTACGGAAGTGAACCCTTTAGCCCCTCATTATCATTGTATGAACTGTCAGCATTCGGAATTTTTTGAAGATGGTTCATATGGTTCAGGATTCGATATGCCAGAGAAAAATTGCCCGAACTGTGGGGAGCGCTTGTTTAAAGATGGTCATGATATTCCATTTGAAACATTCCTAGGGTTCCATGGAGATAAAGTACCCGATATTGATTTGAACTTTTCTGGTGACTATCAAGCAGAAGCACACAATTACACGAAAGTTTTATTCGGTGAAGAATATGTTTACCGTGCGGGAACGATTGGTACCGTCGCAGATAAGACTGCTTATGGTTTTGTAAAGGGCTACGAACGCGATCACAATCTCCATTTTAGAGGGGCGGAAATTGATCGCCTAGCCAAAGGATCCACGGGTGTTAAGCGAACAACAGGACAGCATCCAGGGGGGATTATTGTTATCCCAGATTATATGGATGTTTATGATTTTACGCCGATTCAATATCCGGCAGACGATCAAAATTCTGAATGGAAAACGACACACTTTGATTTCCATTCCATTCATGATAATATTTTGAAGCTTGATATATTAGGACACGATGATCCTACCGTGATTCGAATGCTTCAAGATTTATCAGGGATTGATCCTAAAACGATTCCTACAGATGATGCTGAAATGATGCGGATTTTTGCGGGTCCTGAAGTTCTTGGGGTAACACCAGAACAAATCTATTCTAAAACAGGTACTTTAGGGATTCCAGAGTTTGGTACTCGTTTTGTTCGTGGGATGTTAGAAGAAACACATCCATCGACCTTTGCTGAGTTATTGCAAATTTCCGGACTATCCCATGGGACAGATGTATGGTTAGGTAATGCTGAAGAATTGATTCGCCGCGGGGAAGCCAACTTAGCAGAAGTGATTGGTTGTCGTGACGATATTATGGTGTATTTGATTCATGCAGGCTTAGATAGTGGGATGGCCTTTAAAATCATGGAAACGGTGCGTAAAGGTTTGTGGAACAAAATTCCTGATGAGTTAAGAAATGAATATCTAGCGGCGATGAAAGAAAATAATGTGCCTGATTGGTATATTGATTCTTGTTCAAAAATCAAGTATATGTTTCCCAAAGCTCACGCGGCTGCCTATGTTTTAATGGCATTACGGGTTGCTTACTTTAAGGTATACTTTCCGATTCTGTATTATTGCGCTTATTTCTCAGTCCGAGCAGACGATTTTGATTTAGTGGCTATGTCCCAAGGTAAAGAAGCCGTTAAAGCGCGAATGAAAGAAATCCAAGATAAAGGTTTAGAAGCTTCTACCAAAGAAAAAAATCTATTGACTGTCTTGGAACTAGCAAATGAAATGATTGAGCGTGGATTTAAATTTGGAATGATTGATTTATACAAATCAGATGCTGAAAATTTTGTGATTGATGGTGATACACTGATTGCACCATTTAGAGCTGTTCCAAGTTTAGGGCTTAACGTAGCGAAATCGATTGTTGAAGCTAGAAGTGAGCCGTTTTTATCAAAAGAAGACCTCGCTAGTCGAGGAAAAGTCTCAAAAACATTGATCGAATATATGAATGAAAATGGTGTGTTAAAAGATTTACCAGATGAAAATCAATTATCATTGTTTGATATGTTATAA
- a CDS encoding proline--tRNA ligase, translating into MKQSKMLIPTLREVPNDAEVLSHQMLLRAGYIRQVSAGIYSYLPLANRVLEKLKTIMREEFDKIDAIEMLMPALLPAELWKESGRYETYGPNLYRLNDRNDRDYILGPTHEETFTELIRDEINSYKRLPLNLYQIQTKYRDEKRPRFGLLRGREFIMKDGYSFHADEESLDQSYRDYEKAYSAIFERCGLNFRAIIGDGGAMGGKDSKEFMAISDIGEDTICFSTEGDYAANLEMATSLYTPKKSHETQLDVEKIATPEVTSIEQVAAFFKVEAQRIIKSVLFMADEEPVLVLVRGDHEVNDVKLKNFLGVDFLDEATEEDARKYLGADFGSVGPVNVAEEVKLYADLHVQDLANAIVGANESGFHLTNVNPGRDFTPISYEDLRVVQEGDPSPDGRGVLEFTKGIEIGHIFKLGTRYSESMGATVLDENGREKHVIMGCYGIGVSRLLSAIVEQNIDENGINWPAGISPFDLHVVQMNVKDEYQTKLAQEVEEMMTLSGYEVLVDDRNERAGVKFADADLIGCPIRITVGKKAVDGVVEVKIKRTGEMVEVRKEELESTLSILLNTDKD; encoded by the coding sequence ATGAAACAGTCAAAAATGTTAATCCCTACTTTACGTGAAGTACCAAATGATGCCGAGGTTTTAAGTCATCAAATGTTGTTACGAGCAGGCTATATTCGCCAAGTCTCAGCGGGTATCTATTCTTATTTACCACTGGCTAACCGAGTACTTGAGAAACTTAAAACAATCATGCGTGAAGAATTTGATAAAATTGATGCAATCGAAATGCTTATGCCTGCACTACTTCCAGCAGAACTTTGGAAAGAGTCTGGTCGTTATGAAACGTATGGTCCAAATCTGTATCGTTTAAACGATCGCAACGATCGTGATTATATCCTTGGGCCAACACACGAAGAAACATTTACGGAATTGATTCGTGATGAAATCAATTCATACAAGCGTCTTCCGTTAAATTTATACCAAATTCAAACAAAATATCGTGATGAAAAACGTCCACGTTTTGGTTTACTAAGAGGTCGTGAATTTATCATGAAAGACGGATACTCTTTCCATGCCGATGAAGAAAGTTTGGATCAATCCTATCGTGATTATGAGAAAGCTTATTCAGCTATTTTTGAACGTTGTGGATTAAATTTCCGTGCAATCATTGGAGATGGCGGTGCTATGGGTGGAAAAGACTCAAAAGAATTCATGGCGATTTCTGATATTGGCGAAGATACCATTTGTTTTTCAACAGAAGGTGATTACGCAGCGAATTTAGAGATGGCAACAAGCCTTTATACACCTAAAAAATCTCATGAAACACAATTGGATGTTGAAAAAATAGCAACTCCAGAAGTAACTTCAATTGAGCAAGTAGCGGCATTTTTCAAGGTAGAAGCGCAACGTATCATCAAATCCGTATTATTTATGGCTGATGAAGAACCTGTATTGGTTTTAGTTCGCGGAGATCATGAAGTAAATGATGTTAAATTGAAAAACTTTTTAGGTGTAGATTTCTTAGATGAAGCGACAGAAGAAGATGCGCGTAAATATTTAGGTGCTGACTTTGGCTCAGTGGGTCCTGTCAACGTAGCAGAAGAAGTAAAATTATACGCTGATTTACACGTTCAAGATTTAGCCAATGCAATTGTTGGAGCGAATGAATCAGGTTTCCATTTAACAAACGTAAATCCTGGAAGAGACTTTACACCGATCAGTTATGAAGACTTACGCGTCGTACAAGAAGGCGATCCTTCGCCAGATGGTCGTGGTGTGTTAGAATTTACCAAAGGTATTGAAATCGGTCATATCTTCAAACTAGGAACACGTTATAGTGAGTCTATGGGTGCTACAGTTTTAGATGAAAATGGCAGAGAAAAACATGTAATCATGGGCTGTTACGGCATTGGCGTAAGTCGCTTGTTGTCTGCAATCGTTGAACAAAATATAGACGAAAATGGTATTAACTGGCCTGCTGGCATTTCTCCATTCGATCTACATGTTGTGCAAATGAATGTAAAAGATGAATACCAAACGAAATTAGCCCAAGAAGTAGAAGAAATGATGACTCTTTCTGGCTACGAAGTTCTAGTAGATGATCGGAATGAACGTGCGGGTGTCAAATTTGCAGATGCCGATTTAATCGGTTGTCCAATTCGCATTACTGTGGGCAAAAAAGCGGTTGATGGCGTTGTAGAAGTCAAAATTAAACGAACTGGCGAAATGGTTGAAGTTCGTAAAGAAGAACTTGAAAGCACTTTGTCTATTTTGTTAAATACCGATAAAGACTAA
- the zapA gene encoding cell division protein ZapA, with amino-acid sequence MVKEKTRYKAVIADHTYTIIGQESKQHMDLVTKLVNEQLAEIKHISPQTNNEQASVLLAINAISDQLKKQEKLLHLEQEVAEFKKKTIRLAELENRIKRIEAIEEEARGVLKKNGQEDVEIHNHMEAQQILNENRKQQIQNKSTQEQ; translated from the coding sequence ATGGTTAAAGAAAAAACAAGATATAAAGCTGTGATTGCCGATCATACGTATACGATTATTGGGCAAGAAAGCAAACAACATATGGATTTAGTAACAAAATTAGTCAATGAACAATTAGCAGAAATTAAACATATTTCTCCACAAACAAATAATGAACAGGCATCTGTTTTATTAGCAATCAATGCCATTTCTGATCAATTAAAAAAACAAGAAAAATTACTTCATTTAGAACAAGAAGTCGCTGAATTTAAGAAAAAAACAATTAGATTAGCGGAGCTGGAAAATCGTATTAAACGGATTGAAGCGATTGAAGAAGAAGCACGAGGTGTTTTGAAAAAAAATGGTCAAGAAGATGTTGAAATTCATAATCACATGGAAGCACAACAAATCTTAAACGAAAACCGCAAACAACAGATACAAAATAAAAGTACGCAAGAACAATAA
- a CDS encoding CvpA family protein, with product MLTLLILLLLAIGFYTGARRGLILQALYTFGYLCSYLVAKNYYKSLASHLELYIPYPSPTAETKLVFFKQELTLDLDQAFYGAVAFLLILIAGWLIVRLLAIFAHGLVFVPVLKQANWLAGGFISFLVIYIGIFLVLSTLSMLPVDAIQNQFKNSGFARFIVQDTPIFSKQIYHLWIEQMIK from the coding sequence ATGCTAACATTACTGATTTTACTATTATTAGCCATCGGTTTTTATACAGGCGCTAGACGGGGATTGATTTTGCAAGCATTGTACACATTTGGCTATCTTTGCTCTTATTTGGTAGCCAAGAACTACTATAAAAGTTTAGCCTCTCATCTAGAATTATATATTCCGTATCCTTCACCTACTGCGGAAACGAAATTAGTTTTTTTCAAGCAAGAACTGACACTAGATTTAGATCAGGCTTTTTATGGCGCAGTAGCGTTCTTACTGATTTTAATAGCAGGTTGGTTAATTGTGCGCTTATTAGCTATTTTTGCCCATGGCTTAGTTTTTGTGCCAGTGTTAAAGCAAGCAAATTGGCTAGCCGGTGGATTCATTAGTTTTTTGGTTATTTATATTGGAATATTTTTAGTATTAAGTACACTGTCCATGTTGCCGGTGGACGCTATTCAAAATCAGTTTAAAAACAGCGGCTTTGCTCGTTTTATTGTCCAAGATACACCAATTTTTTCAAAACAAATCTATCATTTATGGATTGAACAAATGATTAAATAA